Proteins found in one Amblyraja radiata isolate CabotCenter1 chromosome 15, sAmbRad1.1.pri, whole genome shotgun sequence genomic segment:
- the mrpl43 gene encoding 39S ribosomal protein L43, mitochondrial produces the protein MTARGTASRFLGSVLHNGLGRHLCQLKRISIVFSRRAPGSRGVREYIEEGVIDFARQNPGIVVYVTQKKCYVPKLVGEYLNGAVKEEPLNAKTPQEISQLIQKMVAESGLDKIRIRKPFHTDSPSIQGQWNPFVNKPSALNVQEFKKD, from the exons ATGACGGCACGCGGCACCGCCAGCCGCTTCCTCGGCAGCGTCCTCCACAACGGCCTGGGCCGCCACCTCTGTCAGCTCAAGCGGATCAGCATCGTGTTCAGCCGCCGCGCCCCGGGCAGCAGGGGGGTCAG AGAGTACATTGAAGAAGGCGTGATCGATTTTGCAAGGCAGAATCCTGGGATTGTGGTCTACGTCACTCAAAAGAAGTGCTACGTTCCAAAGCTGGTTGGGGAATACT TGAATGGAGCAGTGAAAGAAGAGCCTTTAAACGCCAAGACCCCACAGGAGATTTCCCAGCTCATTCAGAAAATGGTCGCCGAGTCAGGTCTGGACAAAATCCGTATCCGCAAGCCGTTTCACACCGACAGCCCGAGCATTCAGGGTCAATGGAACCCCTTTGTCAACAAGCCCAGTGCCCTGAATGTGCAAGAGTTCAAGAAAGACTGA